The genomic stretch AGCGACTTCCTGAGCTACTGCAGCCCTTCGTGGGTGAGCGACTATACCTACGGGGCGCTCGCAGAGCGCATCCGCAGGGTTGCGAGCAGCGCGCAATCCGCACCTGCCGACGAGGACGCATCCACGGCGGCCGAGCCGCGGCAGTGGCGCACGCTGGTGGTGGAGCAGGACGGGAGCATGCGTTGGGGCGAGCAGCCTATCCAGTGGCGGGGTCCGGCGGGCGCGCGACCGGCAACCATGTTGCACGTACGCGATGCGTCAGGGCGCCCTTTGACGATCATGGCGTACCGCTATCCGCTGTCCGACAGCGGTGCAGTCATGTGGATGGTGCCTCGGGATTGATTGGTAGTTGCCGGCCGCTCTCCTTGCCGGATACTGCGAGTGGTGCCACATTGGTGCGTTCCCTCGTACCCGCAGGTCCTACGTGTCGAACTACAGGCTCATTAGCTTCGATCTTTGCCCCTACGTGCAGCGTAGTGTGATCACGCTGGAGGAAAAGGGTGTCGAATACGACGTCGAGTATATTGACCTTTCGAACAAGCCGAGTTGGTTTGTTGCCCTCTCGCCGCTCGGCAAGGTGCCGGTGCTTCAGGTCGGGGAAATCGTCTTGTTCGAGTCTGCGGTCATCAACGAGTTCATCGACGAGACAGCGCCGGGCCGCACCATGCATCCGAGCGATCCACTGGAAAGAGCGCGTCATCGATCCTGGATCGAATTCGGCTCCACCGCGCTGGTGGATTGCTATCGCCTGATGGTTACGCGGGAAGAGCAAGACGCCCGCAAGACGGCACAAGCCTGCAGCTCGAAGCTGCAGCGCCTGGAGGGGGCGCTTTCGGATGACCGCTTCTTTCGCGGCGATGCATTGTCTCTGGTGGATGCCGCCATCGCCCCGTTGCTTCAAAGACTGCTGTGGTGCGAGCAGATCGTGCCGGAGCTCGATCTGTTTCGAGACGTGCCCAAGGTCTGTTCCTGGCGGAGCGCCCTCTTGTCGCATCCAAGCGTGGAGCGCTCCACCGTGACCGATATCCGGGATCGCTTCGTCGAGTATTTGAAGGGCAGGGGCTCGCCCACGCGCAACACCGACCCCTCCTGGCTGGGGCGCGTGTCAGGCAACCAGGGCGCTCCGTAGGGCATCGCCTGCGCCGAGTTCCGCACTGCGCCGAGTCCCGCACTGCGCCGAGTTCCGCACTGCGCCGAGTTCCGCACTGCGCCGAGTCCCGCACTGCGCCGAGTTCCGCACTGCGCCGAGTCCCGCACTATCGGAGCCAGCGGGTATGTTCTCGATCCGCGGCTGCGAGGCGTGCCCCAAACCGCGACAACAGCAACGGGGCAGTCTTTGGGGTGGTTGCTGGCCGGCCTGCTTGACGCCGGTGCTTGCTGCGCCCAGTGCACTTCACCGGATCACCGTTCGCTCTGATCCGTCAAGAAACTGGGCTGAGCCGACACCTGGCCTGTGGGGTTGGTCGCAGGCTGTTTCAGGAACGCGAGCGCCTGCACAGGGTCCAAGGGGAAACGCCAGGGTCCGCGGCGCGTCGGAAACACCAAGGCTCGGCGCAGCTCCGTGAGAAAGCGTGCGCGAGGCCAGCTCCTGGCCCCGAAGCGAGCCAGGTTCTCGGTGTAGACCTGGCAGTCCACCAACCGAAACCCCCACAGGCGCAGGTTGCCAAGCATCGCTACGGTCGCGACCTTCGACGCGTCCGGAGCCAGCGCGAACATGGACTCGCCGAAGAACACACGGCCCAAGGACACGCCGTACAGGCCTCCCACGAGCGCGCCATGGTGCCATGCCTCGACGCTGTGGGCGTAGCCGCGCCGGTGCAGAGCTACGAATCCGCGCAGCAGCTCGTCGCTGATCCAGGTCCCGCGCTGACCGGGACGCGCCACGCTCGCGCAGCGCCGAATGACCTCGTCGAACGCCGTGTCGACCCGCACGTCATAGCGCTGCCTGCGAATGCACCTGCGCAACGAACGACCGACGTGTGCGCGCTCGAACTCCAACACGAAACGCGGATCGGGACAGAACCACAGCAGCGGCAGGCTCTCGTGCGGCCAGGGAAAGATCCCAAGCGCGTAACTCAGAATCAAGCGCTCGACCGACGCGTCGCCACCCACGGCCAAGACCCCATCCTCGTTGGCCTGT from Pseudomonadota bacterium encodes the following:
- a CDS encoding glutathione S-transferase family protein, with the protein product MSNYRLISFDLCPYVQRSVITLEEKGVEYDVEYIDLSNKPSWFVALSPLGKVPVLQVGEIVLFESAVINEFIDETAPGRTMHPSDPLERARHRSWIEFGSTALVDCYRLMVTREEQDARKTAQACSSKLQRLEGALSDDRFFRGDALSLVDAAIAPLLQRLLWCEQIVPELDLFRDVPKVCSWRSALLSHPSVERSTVTDIRDRFVEYLKGRGSPTRNTDPSWLGRVSGNQGAP
- the aat gene encoding leucyl/phenylalanyl-tRNA--protein transferase: MSVYVLNEELVFPPPEQANEDGVLAVGGDASVERLILSYALGIFPWPHESLPLLWFCPDPRFVLEFERAHVGRSLRRCIRRQRYDVRVDTAFDEVIRRCASVARPGQRGTWISDELLRGFVALHRRGYAHSVEAWHHGALVGGLYGVSLGRVFFGESMFALAPDASKVATVAMLGNLRLWGFRLVDCQVYTENLARFGARSWPRARFLTELRRALVFPTRRGPWRFPLDPVQALAFLKQPATNPTGQVSAQPSFLTDQSER